One window from the genome of Paramisgurnus dabryanus chromosome 20, PD_genome_1.1, whole genome shotgun sequence encodes:
- the c20h10orf53 gene encoding UPF0728 protein C10orf53 homolog: MPQNSLVKIRYGPYESCGIVEHRTFRLDGLQAALKADGHQCVLEQTDVWNTVMLIVNGECVYVCNITDLEFGGDGRLDPMCQQATDAVRNAY; encoded by the exons ATGCCTCAGAATTCATTGGTAAAAATACGATATGGTCCATATGAGTCCTGTGGTATCGTCGAGCACAGGACATTTCGCCTGGACGGTTTACAAG CGGCTCTAAAAGCGGACGGTCACCAGTGTGTCCTCGAGCAAACCGATGTCTGGAATACAGTAATGCTTATTGTCAATGGAGAGTGCGTCTACGTGTGCAACATTACTGACCTTGAGTTTG GAGGTGATGGACGACTTGATCCGATGTGCCAGCAGGCCACTGACGCAGTGAGAAACGCATACTGA